A window of Campylobacter ureolyticus contains these coding sequences:
- a CDS encoding TatD family hydrolase, whose translation MIIDTHCHLDDDSFNDDLDFVIKRAKESGINKIIIPGADIKTLKKARDIAYAYDNVYFAAGVHPYHADEFEINYLRDFLDDRKCVAVGECGLDYFKIKEHFNSDEEVLANKNLQKKIFLDQINLAIQFKKPLIIHARDANEDIYNILKEHSKKLFGVVLHCYNASKLLLSLKDEGFYFGIGGVLTFKNAKNLVEILDQIPLSNIVIETDAPYLAPTPNRGKRNEPAFTTFVVQKMAEILNLEVSKIEEITTKNAEKLFKI comes from the coding sequence ATGATAATAGACACACATTGTCATTTAGATGATGATAGTTTTAATGACGATTTGGATTTTGTGATAAAAAGAGCGAAAGAAAGCGGAATTAATAAAATAATAATTCCTGGGGCTGATATAAAAACCCTAAAAAAAGCTAGAGATATCGCTTATGCTTATGATAATGTTTATTTTGCAGCTGGAGTTCATCCATATCACGCTGATGAGTTTGAAATAAATTATCTAAGAGATTTTTTAGATGATAGAAAGTGTGTAGCTGTTGGAGAGTGCGGACTTGATTATTTTAAGATAAAAGAGCATTTTAATAGTGATGAAGAGGTTTTGGCTAATAAAAATTTACAAAAAAAGATTTTTTTAGATCAAATAAATTTAGCAATTCAGTTTAAAAAACCTCTTATAATTCATGCAAGAGATGCAAATGAGGATATTTATAATATTTTAAAAGAGCATTCTAAAAAACTTTTTGGTGTGGTTTTGCACTGTTATAATGCAAGCAAATTATTGCTTTCATTAAAAGATGAAGGGTTTTATTTTGGAATTGGTGGAGTTTTAACTTTTAAAAATGCTAAGAATTTAGTTGAGATTTTAGATCAAATTCCATTATCAAATATAGTCATTGAAACAGATGCACCGTATTTAGCGCCAACACCAAATAGAGGAAAAAGAAATGAGCCTGCTTTTACTACATTTGTAGTACAAAAAATGGCTGAAATTTTAAATTTAGAGGTAAGTAAAATAGAAGAAATTACAACAAAAAACGCAGAAAAACTTTTTAAAATTTAA
- a CDS encoding lytic transglycosylase domain-containing protein, producing MNKLFSIFTIFIFTITLQANTLIDEILNEFAIPNNEKNKEIVLNIEKSIDQRDVSEFIKIIKSSPDNVYMVKKELEKIDAPEFLLYLAMVESKFLNRATSSKKASGMWQFMPITAKSFGLNVNAQIDERRDPFLSTDTAFKYLDFLNESFEDKWYISLMAYNCGDGCMKKVIRNNKNDDFSTLLTSSKTPRETKNFIKRIIKNTIISKNIDARIALVDIKPENSVEKIKVQGGTSLASVGNSIGLSVDEMKKYNPHIKTSVAPKDQNAYHFYIPEEKLNLYALNYIGQIIRGENTFAPSYNIHVVAKDETIESIAKKWDTTTDELIKENDLSDELEIGKKLKIPIPIIAFNDNKEYTIKKGDTLITISNKFDVDVATLVAANDIKNLNIKAGDTIVIP from the coding sequence TTGAATAAATTGTTTAGTATTTTTACAATTTTTATATTTACTATTACTTTACAAGCAAATACACTTATAGATGAGATTTTAAACGAGTTTGCTATCCCAAATAATGAAAAAAATAAAGAAATAGTGTTAAATATAGAAAAAAGTATAGATCAAAGAGATGTAAGTGAGTTTATAAAAATTATAAAAAGCTCTCCCGATAATGTTTATATGGTAAAAAAAGAGCTTGAAAAAATTGATGCTCCTGAGTTTTTGCTCTATCTTGCTATGGTTGAGTCAAAATTTTTAAACAGAGCAACTTCGTCAAAAAAAGCTAGTGGAATGTGGCAGTTCATGCCTATAACTGCTAAATCTTTTGGTCTTAATGTTAATGCTCAAATCGATGAAAGAAGAGATCCTTTCCTCTCAACAGATACAGCTTTTAAATATTTAGATTTTTTAAATGAGAGTTTTGAAGATAAGTGGTATATCTCTTTAATGGCTTATAATTGTGGCGATGGCTGTATGAAAAAAGTTATAAGAAATAATAAAAATGATGATTTTTCAACTCTTTTAACAAGTAGTAAAACCCCAAGAGAAACTAAAAATTTCATTAAAAGAATTATTAAAAACACAATAATTTCAAAAAATATTGATGCAAGAATCGCGCTTGTTGATATAAAGCCAGAAAATTCAGTAGAAAAAATAAAAGTTCAAGGTGGAACAAGTCTAGCAAGCGTTGGAAATAGCATAGGTCTAAGCGTGGATGAGATGAAGAAGTATAATCCTCACATTAAAACTTCTGTTGCTCCAAAAGATCAAAATGCATATCATTTTTATATCCCTGAGGAAAAACTTAATCTTTATGCATTAAACTATATAGGACAGATAATAAGAGGAGAGAATACATTTGCTCCATCATATAATATCCATGTAGTTGCAAAAGATGAAACCATAGAAAGCATAGCTAAAAAATGGGACACTACAACTGATGAATTAATAAAAGAAAACGATCTTAGTGATGAGTTAGAGATTGGGAAAAAGCTTAAAATTCCAATTCCTATAATTGCTTTTAATGACAATAAAGAATATACCATAAAAAAAGGTGATACACTAATAACAATATCCAATAAGTTTGATGTTGATGTAGCTACTTTAGTTGCTGCAAATGATATAAAAAATTTAAACATTAAAGCAGGAGATACAATTGTTATACCATAA
- a CDS encoding septal ring lytic transglycosylase RlpA family protein codes for MLYHKKILTFFFIAFFIVGCSTKTSHPVVTPKPSTHATMRPYKINGKTYYPQKVEVGETQKGLASWYGPNFHGKSTANGERYNMYAQTAAHKTFPMNTMVKVTNLNNSKSTVVRINDRGPFVSGRIIDLSKKAASDIGVIASGTAPVVIEVVGFDGHSISKTAPQSERIYIGGTFMVQVGAFRNLNGAKIYQREYDGKGGYRAIIKEFDKDGLHRVFLTGFRSEDEARDFAHSSYHLDGAFIVRQ; via the coding sequence TTGTTATACCATAAAAAAATTTTAACATTTTTTTTTATAGCTTTTTTTATAGTAGGGTGTTCAACTAAAACATCTCATCCTGTGGTTACTCCTAAGCCAAGCACTCATGCTACTATGAGGCCTTATAAGATAAATGGAAAAACATATTATCCGCAAAAAGTTGAAGTAGGAGAAACTCAAAAAGGACTCGCTAGTTGGTATGGACCAAATTTTCATGGTAAAAGCACTGCAAATGGCGAAAGATACAATATGTATGCTCAAACAGCTGCACATAAAACTTTTCCTATGAACACAATGGTAAAAGTTACAAATTTAAATAATTCAAAATCAACAGTTGTAAGGATAAATGATAGAGGTCCATTCGTAAGTGGAAGAATTATTGATTTATCTAAAAAAGCAGCTTCTGATATTGGAGTGATTGCCAGCGGAACCGCTCCTGTTGTTATAGAGGTTGTTGGATTCGATGGTCATAGTATTAGTAAAACAGCTCCACAAAGTGAAAGAATTTATATAGGTGGAACCTTTATGGTTCAAGTAGGAGCGTTTAGAAATTTGAATGGAGCAAAAATTTATCAAAGAGAATATGATGGAAAAGGTGGATATAGGGCTATAATTAAAGAATTTGATAAAGATGGACTCCATAGGGTATTTTTAACAGGTTTTAGAAGTGAGGATGAAGCAAGAGATTTTGCTCATAGTTCATATCATTTAGATGGCGCTTTTATAGTTAGACAATAG
- the hisB gene encoding imidazoleglycerol-phosphate dehydratase HisB, with protein sequence MIERNTKETKIKLRLEIYGTGKSKINTKIGFLNHMLEAFAKHSLMDLEVECDGDIEVDFHHSVEDIGIVLGMALKKQIYPVQNIERYSNSVVVMDESSVSCDLDISNRAFLVYDSIKEGLIGEFDAELIEEFFRAVAFNAGITLHLIKLRGSNKHHIAEATFKAFAVALRRALTKNEKMGIPSTKGVL encoded by the coding sequence ATGATAGAACGAAATACAAAAGAGACAAAAATAAAGCTTAGATTAGAAATTTATGGAACTGGAAAAAGCAAAATAAATACTAAAATAGGTTTTTTAAACCATATGCTTGAAGCTTTTGCAAAACACTCTTTAATGGATTTAGAAGTAGAGTGTGATGGTGATATAGAGGTCGATTTTCATCATAGTGTTGAAGATATCGGTATAGTTTTAGGAATGGCTTTAAAAAAACAAATTTATCCAGTTCAAAATATTGAAAGATATTCAAATTCAGTTGTTGTAATGGATGAAAGTTCAGTAAGCTGTGATTTAGATATATCAAATAGAGCTTTTTTAGTTTATGATAGCATAAAAGAGGGTTTAATAGGCGAATTTGATGCTGAGTTGATAGAAGAGTTTTTTAGAGCTGTTGCTTTTAATGCAGGTATTACACTTCATCTTATAAAATTAAGAGGAAGTAATAAACATCACATAGCAGAAGCAACTTTTAAAGCCTTTGCAGTTGCACTAAGAAGAGCTTTAACTAAAAATGAAAAGATGGGAATTCCTAGTACGAAAGGCGTTTTATAA
- a CDS encoding KdsC family phosphatase — protein sequence MIEIIFLDVDGCLTDGGLYYTNLGDELKKFNVNDGFGIEQWNKMGKISAIITGKSSKIVEKRAKDLKIKYIFQGVKDKFSVAEEILKKEGLGFENAAAIGDDYNDIKLLNNVKMSFKPLNAMSEVKADIMLSKKGGDGAVREMIETIIKKENLRDVWLKKWL from the coding sequence ATGATAGAAATTATTTTTTTAGATGTTGATGGCTGTTTAACTGATGGTGGGCTTTACTATACAAATTTGGGTGATGAGCTAAAGAAATTTAATGTAAATGATGGTTTTGGTATAGAACAGTGGAATAAAATGGGCAAAATTTCGGCCATAATTACAGGAAAATCATCAAAAATAGTTGAAAAAAGAGCAAAAGATTTAAAAATAAAATATATTTTTCAAGGCGTTAAAGATAAATTTAGTGTAGCAGAAGAAATACTAAAAAAAGAGGGGCTAGGTTTTGAAAATGCTGCTGCCATAGGTGATGACTACAACGATATAAAGCTTTTAAATAATGTTAAAATGAGCTTTAAGCCATTAAATGCCATGAGTGAAGTAAAGGCTGATATAATGCTTTCAAAAAAAGGTGGCGATGGTGCAGTTAGAGAGATGATAGAAACAATTATAAAAAAAGAAAACCTAAGAGATGTTTGGCTTAAAAAATGGCTATAA
- the lptC gene encoding LPS export ABC transporter periplasmic protein LptC, whose product MAIRIFYFGIAIFSVMMVILSVQTPYFSDFFKNEIDLAQTEMFDITDYEVTEEKIIAKYEADKGVKYKDKDEFENFKSFILNKDTNHTLSSKKAIHKDDTIEFLGDAKYKNSDDMNYISDEIFYNTKTKIATSNKPFILWQNENNVTGLTLKYDLNTKQTFATGVNGWFIRK is encoded by the coding sequence ATGGCTATAAGAATTTTTTATTTTGGTATTGCTATTTTTAGTGTTATGATGGTTATTTTATCAGTTCAAACACCTTATTTTAGTGATTTTTTTAAAAATGAGATAGATTTAGCCCAAACTGAAATGTTTGATATAACTGATTATGAGGTAACAGAAGAAAAAATTATTGCAAAATATGAAGCTGATAAAGGTGTAAAATATAAAGATAAAGATGAGTTTGAAAATTTCAAAAGTTTTATTTTAAATAAAGATACAAATCATACATTAAGTTCAAAAAAAGCTATTCATAAAGATGATACAATAGAGTTTTTAGGCGATGCGAAGTATAAAAATAGTGATGACATGAACTATATTTCAGATGAAATTTTTTATAATACAAAAACTAAAATTGCTACAAGCAACAAGCCTTTTATTTTATGGCAAAATGAAAATAATGTAACTGGTCTTACTTTAAAGTATGATTTAAATACAAAACAGACTTTTGCAACAGGAGTTAATGGATGGTTTATAAGAAAATAA
- the lptA gene encoding lipopolysaccharide transport periplasmic protein LptA produces MVYKKIIVFLLASLPLFAEQVEVTADNFFADEIKLQSVLTGNVKVKKGSFDTLNSDKITIYFDKNKQPTKYIATGNAKFKILINESHYNGKGDILTYEPKTEIYTLKGNAWIEEVETKREVFGDIITINQLNGKYEVNSDRSSKKIDKKPAKLIFKIEDKK; encoded by the coding sequence ATGGTTTATAAGAAAATAATAGTGTTTTTACTTGCGTCTTTGCCTTTATTTGCTGAGCAAGTTGAGGTTACGGCCGATAATTTTTTTGCTGATGAGATAAAGCTTCAAAGTGTTTTAACTGGAAATGTAAAAGTTAAAAAAGGCTCATTTGATACTCTGAATAGTGATAAAATTACAATTTATTTTGATAAAAATAAGCAACCTACAAAATATATTGCAACAGGTAATGCCAAATTTAAAATTTTGATTAATGAAAGCCACTATAACGGCAAAGGAGATATTTTAACCTATGAGCCAAAAACTGAAATTTATACTTTAAAAGGCAACGCTTGGATTGAAGAGGTTGAAACAAAAAGAGAGGTCTTTGGAGATATCATAACAATAAATCAACTTAATGGAAAATATGAAGTAAATAGTGATAGATCAAGCAAAAAAATAGATAAAAAACCCGCAAAATTAATTTTTAAAATTGAGGATAAAAAGTGA
- the yihA gene encoding ribosome biogenesis GTP-binding protein YihA/YsxC, whose translation MIKVLNARFLTSSPSLEKSDFYSGSEIAFLGRSNVGKSSFINSLLNQKNLAKSSSTPGKTKLINFFEANFKDDDENLYNLILVDLPGFGYAKVAKSTHKIWQSALDEFIKKRNSIRLFIHLRDSRQFDMEIDKNVDLYIKSFLRSDQKLINFYTKSDKLNQSQKAKVLNFYKDAKFISTLRNEGIDEARELIIKGVFGRV comes from the coding sequence GTGATAAAGGTTTTAAATGCTAGGTTTTTAACATCATCTCCTAGTTTAGAAAAAAGTGATTTTTACTCAGGAAGTGAAATAGCTTTTTTAGGTAGATCAAATGTTGGAAAAAGTAGCTTTATAAACTCTTTATTAAATCAAAAAAACTTAGCAAAAAGTAGTAGTACCCCAGGAAAAACTAAACTTATAAATTTTTTCGAAGCAAATTTTAAAGATGATGATGAAAATTTATATAATTTAATCTTAGTAGATTTGCCTGGTTTTGGTTATGCAAAAGTTGCAAAAAGCACACACAAAATTTGGCAAAGTGCTTTGGATGAGTTTATCAAAAAAAGAAACTCAATAAGACTTTTTATCCATCTTAGAGATAGTAGGCAGTTTGATATGGAAATTGATAAAAATGTTGATTTGTATATAAAAAGTTTTTTAAGAAGTGATCAAAAGCTTATAAATTTTTATACAAAATCAGATAAATTAAATCAAAGTCAAAAAGCAAAAGTTTTAAATTTTTATAAAGATGCTAAATTTATATCAACATTAAGAAATGAAGGTATTGATGAAGCAAGAGAACTTATTATAAAGGGTGTTTTTGGTAGAGTATAA
- a CDS encoding N-acetyltransferase, which produces MVEYKTAKLKDIKAMQEMVADEVKKGIILPRSDSEIAQNIRSYTLALKDSKIVGYASLHIYSIELAEIRSLVVSKNLRANGIGSNLVKILLKEAKFQDIKKVFALTYADKFFKKLGFVEISKEELPDQKIWADCIKCKQFPVCNEIAVINTL; this is translated from the coding sequence TTGGTAGAGTATAAAACTGCAAAGTTAAAAGACATTAAAGCTATGCAAGAAATGGTTGCTGATGAAGTAAAAAAAGGCATTATACTGCCAAGAAGTGATAGTGAAATTGCTCAAAATATAAGATCTTATACTTTAGCTTTAAAAGATAGTAAAATTGTAGGATATGCATCTTTACATATTTATTCTATAGAATTAGCTGAAATTAGAAGTCTTGTTGTAAGTAAAAATTTAAGAGCAAATGGCATTGGAAGCAATCTTGTAAAAATCTTATTAAAAGAGGCAAAATTTCAAGATATTAAAAAAGTTTTTGCTTTAACTTATGCAGATAAGTTTTTTAAAAAGTTAGGTTTTGTGGAAATTTCAAAAGAGGAGTTGCCTGATCAAAAAATTTGGGCAGATTGTATTAAATGCAAACAATTTCCAGTATGCAACGAAATAGCCGTGATAAATACGCTTTAA
- the mrdA gene encoding penicillin-binding protein 2: MRLKFSILFIVLFWLMLILRVYYLSSNEYYAGIASKNVVKTTELPPVRGQIFDANNNPLAINRLGYSLFLKPHLKNEIIEEETIYLEKLFIDLNSTKMQKEYKKQNSPYNQDFIKIVDFLEYEDISPLFSKLNLRKNLRIEPASLRFYPYNSTASHVIGYVAKANSKDLETNPLSKLTNIAGKSGVERYYNDILQGKEGKRLTKVTALNKVVEEISYTKPQSSDITLSIDMKLQEYLEDLFSDKSGAVIIMNVDNGEIVAAGSFPEYDLNPFVTGINQKDWIDLIENLDHPFTNKLINGLYPPGSVVKMSVAMAFLNSGKIDKDKSYFCGGAMELGNHKFRCWSRWGHGKMNLNDAIRQSCDIYFYEGSLEVGIDFLSSNLEKHGFGKRTGVDLPNEFIGTVPSRVWKMEKYAKPWYMGETVITSIGQGSFLVTPMQIVKNTAEIASGKGLTPHFLKKIDDDEVSFNTYEVFTPFEKQNLPYIRKAMYEVANHPKGTAYKYLKDSIVKIAAKTGTAQVVSIPQSEIVRMKEKDMEYYHRSHAWITGYAPFDNPKYAVTILVEHGGGGSSTGGPLLKNIFEKLVDMGYISN, from the coding sequence ATGAGACTTAAATTTAGCATTTTATTTATCGTTTTATTTTGGCTTATGCTAATTTTAAGAGTTTATTATTTAAGCTCAAATGAGTATTATGCTGGAATTGCTTCAAAAAATGTTGTAAAAACTACTGAGTTGCCACCAGTTAGAGGTCAAATTTTTGATGCAAATAACAACCCATTAGCAATAAATCGCCTTGGATACTCACTATTTTTAAAACCTCACTTAAAAAATGAAATTATAGAAGAAGAAACTATATATTTAGAAAAATTATTTATAGATTTAAATTCTACAAAAATGCAAAAAGAGTATAAAAAACAAAACTCACCATATAATCAAGATTTTATAAAAATAGTTGATTTTTTAGAGTATGAGGATATTTCCCCTCTGTTTTCAAAACTAAATTTAAGAAAAAATTTACGCATAGAGCCAGCTTCACTTCGCTTTTATCCATATAATTCTACGGCATCTCATGTTATTGGATATGTGGCAAAGGCAAATTCAAAAGATCTAGAAACTAATCCTTTATCAAAACTTACAAATATAGCTGGAAAGAGTGGCGTTGAGAGATATTATAACGATATCTTACAAGGAAAAGAGGGAAAACGCCTAACAAAAGTTACTGCTTTAAATAAAGTAGTTGAGGAAATATCATACACAAAACCACAAAGCAGTGATATAACTCTAAGCATAGATATGAAACTACAAGAGTATTTAGAAGATCTTTTTAGTGATAAATCAGGAGCTGTTATTATAATGAATGTGGATAATGGCGAAATAGTTGCAGCAGGAAGCTTTCCAGAGTATGATTTAAATCCATTTGTCACAGGTATTAACCAAAAAGATTGGATAGATTTAATTGAAAATTTAGATCATCCATTTACAAATAAGCTTATAAATGGGCTTTATCCACCAGGTTCAGTTGTGAAAATGTCAGTTGCAATGGCATTTTTAAATAGTGGTAAAATTGACAAAGATAAAAGCTATTTTTGTGGTGGAGCAATGGAACTTGGAAATCATAAATTTAGGTGTTGGAGCAGATGGGGTCATGGCAAAATGAACTTAAACGATGCCATAAGACAAAGTTGCGATATTTATTTTTACGAGGGAAGTTTAGAAGTTGGAATTGACTTTTTATCTTCAAATTTAGAAAAACATGGTTTTGGCAAAAGAACAGGAGTTGATCTTCCAAATGAGTTTATAGGAACAGTTCCAAGCAGGGTTTGGAAAATGGAAAAATACGCAAAACCTTGGTATATGGGTGAAACTGTCATAACATCAATTGGGCAAGGAAGTTTTTTAGTAACTCCAATGCAAATAGTTAAAAACACAGCTGAAATAGCTAGTGGAAAAGGCCTAACACCTCATTTTTTAAAAAAAATTGATGATGATGAAGTAAGCTTTAATACTTATGAGGTTTTTACACCTTTTGAAAAACAAAATTTACCATATATAAGAAAAGCTATGTATGAGGTGGCAAATCATCCAAAAGGCACAGCCTATAAATATTTAAAAGATAGCATTGTGAAAATAGCTGCAAAAACCGGAACTGCACAAGTTGTAAGCATCCCACAAAGTGAAATTGTAAGAATGAAAGAAAAAGATATGGAGTATTATCACCGTTCACACGCTTGGATAACAGGCTATGCACCGTTTGATAATCCAAAATACGCGGTTACAATTTTAGTTGAACATGGCGGTGGTGGAAGTAGTACAGGCGGACCTCTTTTAAAAAATATTTTTGAAAAACTTGTAGATATGGGATATATAAGTAATTAA
- a CDS encoding TonB-dependent receptor domain-containing protein, whose protein sequence is MKSLTRLSLIAVCFGCLNAAETITLDTIDVEDKELKADKEVYQKAKAVSAREDIATSTQNLDTILRSIPGTFTNQDKSTGTIAPNIRGSQGFGRVNTMIDGVTQTFYSSGADDGRSGSTSQFGATIDPSFIAGVDVERGTFGGKSGVNSLMGSANFRTLGVNDIIKGDKNFGFLGKYQVGDNAYKSNYMGTFAGRAYYDDGFYVGALIGHSHRDISQDYKVGGGIKINDINKIEFENLHKKFIDYGLKYFYTPSAKKGDIVGYKESWEKDPLCMPWDDPCPLVKVRVPIRGDGPKDEYLKDREKQWKETSEQYDQTPYDPNKLKQEINSYITKFEFGDERNLLTLSFRNLENKIWSRKIEANNYQLNYNLNNDKNIDLNVLFAYNETKQKYNDMAQISGKQLIADLETKNKSTTFDISNTFKSDFSDTTFLTTTIGLNNLKNSYSKNRHPYELVWFNDYRQILDGKADNYPNMTPEKRQKLLKEMLNGGFFTAPSNMGAYGGVYDFSSLDTPSIHGYRANTFQPSGKQEFFTIYADNSLDFGIFNLNVGTNLVKYDYNGKYFDLVDKKGGYGEYNGKPNEIMFDDYGQRKAFNYSATLSAFVDELFTPFVSYSKSSRFPTLQEMYFTQRTSNGFANDLENEYAKTWQIGLNSFKENLIFDKDIFGFKALYYHTKIDNYIHNVLIPRYSIQGYNKHSNKSDPKYKLYNNDDPYIKFINYDKDVVKKGFEMEISYDMGLFYINLAYARQKTNQPTSASDASPAIYPAPTRNDFYSLGHGISKVTMLPKDYGSLDTGVRLMNEKLTLGTRVKYFGESKRAIYESNTFENKPLHRPECTDSTKCGNEQKYIRWTEVIEKQPFIFDFYVSYEPIENLVIKAEVQNAFDKQYIDPLDTNNDAASMRSYSFLNGENNSLSNYAKGRTTVLSFEYRY, encoded by the coding sequence ATGAAAAGTTTAACAAGGCTAAGTTTAATAGCTGTTTGTTTTGGTTGTTTAAATGCTGCTGAGACTATAACTTTGGATACTATAGATGTCGAAGATAAAGAACTTAAAGCAGATAAGGAGGTTTATCAAAAGGCTAAGGCAGTAAGCGCTAGGGAAGATATCGCAACTTCTACGCAAAACTTAGATACAATTTTAAGAAGTATTCCAGGAACTTTTACTAATCAAGATAAATCTACAGGAACAATAGCCCCAAATATTCGTGGCTCACAAGGTTTTGGCAGGGTAAATACCATGATCGATGGTGTTACTCAGACATTTTATTCATCAGGAGCTGATGATGGTAGAAGTGGTTCAACTTCACAATTTGGTGCCACGATAGATCCAAGTTTTATAGCAGGAGTTGATGTAGAAAGAGGAACCTTTGGTGGTAAAAGCGGAGTAAATTCTTTAATGGGATCTGCAAATTTCAGAACTCTTGGAGTAAATGACATCATAAAAGGTGATAAAAATTTTGGCTTTTTAGGAAAGTATCAAGTAGGTGATAATGCTTATAAGAGTAATTATATGGGAACTTTTGCCGGAAGAGCGTATTATGATGATGGCTTTTATGTAGGAGCTTTGATTGGACATAGTCATAGAGATATTTCTCAAGATTATAAGGTAGGTGGTGGTATAAAAATAAATGATATTAATAAAATAGAATTTGAAAATCTTCATAAAAAATTTATAGATTATGGTCTTAAATATTTTTATACACCAAGTGCAAAAAAAGGTGATATTGTAGGATATAAAGAGAGTTGGGAAAAAGATCCTTTATGTATGCCTTGGGATGATCCTTGCCCACTAGTTAAAGTGAGAGTTCCTATTCGTGGTGATGGTCCAAAAGATGAATATTTAAAAGACAGAGAAAAGCAGTGGAAAGAAACATCAGAACAATATGACCAAACCCCTTATGATCCAAATAAATTAAAGCAAGAGATAAATAGTTATATAACAAAATTTGAATTTGGAGATGAACGCAATCTTTTAACACTTTCATTTAGAAATTTAGAAAATAAAATTTGGTCAAGAAAAATAGAGGCAAACAACTATCAACTTAATTATAATCTTAATAATGATAAAAATATAGACTTAAATGTTTTGTTTGCTTACAATGAAACTAAACAAAAATACAATGACATGGCACAAATTTCAGGCAAACAACTAATAGCTGATCTTGAGACTAAAAACAAATCAACCACTTTTGATATAAGCAATACTTTTAAAAGTGATTTTAGCGATACTACATTTTTAACTACCACAATAGGCTTAAATAACCTTAAAAACTCATATTCAAAAAATCGTCATCCTTATGAGCTTGTTTGGTTTAATGACTATAGGCAAATTTTAGATGGAAAAGCTGATAATTATCCTAATATGACACCTGAAAAAAGACAAAAATTACTTAAAGAAATGTTAAATGGTGGATTCTTTACAGCTCCAAGCAATATGGGAGCATATGGTGGAGTTTATGACTTTTCAAGCTTAGATACCCCAAGCATTCATGGTTATAGAGCAAATACATTTCAACCTTCAGGAAAACAAGAATTTTTTACCATTTACGCAGACAATAGCTTAGATTTTGGAATTTTTAACTTAAATGTTGGCACAAATTTGGTTAAATACGATTATAATGGTAAATATTTTGATTTAGTTGATAAAAAAGGTGGATATGGAGAATATAATGGTAAGCCAAATGAGATAATGTTTGATGATTATGGTCAAAGAAAAGCTTTTAATTATTCAGCTACATTATCAGCTTTTGTAGATGAGCTTTTTACACCTTTTGTATCTTACTCAAAAAGTTCAAGATTTCCTACTTTGCAAGAGATGTATTTTACGCAACGAACATCAAATGGATTTGCTAATGATTTAGAAAATGAGTATGCAAAAACTTGGCAAATAGGTTTAAATAGTTTTAAAGAAAATTTGATATTTGATAAGGATATATTTGGCTTTAAAGCTCTATATTATCATACAAAAATAGATAATTATATTCATAATGTTTTAATACCTAGATATAGTATTCAAGGATATAATAAGCATTCTAATAAGTCAGATCCAAAATATAAATTATATAATAATGATGATCCATATATTAAGTTTATAAATTATGACAAAGATGTTGTAAAAAAAGGTTTTGAAATGGAAATAAGCTATGATATGGGGTTGTTTTATATAAATTTAGCTTATGCAAGACAAAAAACAAACCAGCCAACTTCAGCATCTGATGCAAGCCCTGCTATATATCCAGCACCTACAAGAAATGATTTTTACTCTTTAGGGCATGGTATAAGCAAAGTTACAATGCTTCCAAAAGATTATGGTAGCTTAGATACTGGTGTTAGACTTATGAATGAAAAACTTACATTAGGAACAAGAGTAAAATATTTTGGAGAAAGCAAAAGAGCCATTTATGAAAGCAATACTTTTGAAAACAAACCTCTTCATAGACCAGAATGTACTGATTCAACAAAATGTGGAAATGAGCAAAAATATATAAGATGGACTGAAGTTATAGAAAAACAACCATTTATATTTGATTTTTATGTAAGTTATGAGCCAATTGAAAATTTAGTTATAAAAGCTGAGGTTCAAAATGCATTTGATAAACAATATATTGATCCACTTGATACTAATAACGATGCAGCTTCCATGAGAAGTTACAGCTTTTTAAATGGTGAAAATAACTCATTAAGCAATTATGCAAAAGGTAGAACTACGGTTTTAAGTTTTGAATATAGATATTAA